Within Deinococcus budaensis, the genomic segment CTCTCTAGGGGTCAAAAGTCAGGGTGAGGTATGAGAAGTCGGCTCCTGTACGGTGTTTTCTGCGATGAAGAACACCCGGAGCCGACCCCCTCAATCTAGCCTCTGTGCCCTGATGGCTGAGCACTTCCCGCTCGATCCCCGTCGGCTCACCGTCCTCAGTGCCCTGATCCTCGCGGTCATTCAGGCGCGCAGCGTGGTCTTGTACCAGCTCGTCCAGATGGTCGATCTCCCAGGCTCGGACGAGACGGTGTACCAGCGCCTGAAGCGCTTCGTGCAGTTCGCGCTGCCCGACCTGCTCGTTGCCCGCTTCGTCCTGGCCCACCTGCAAGACGAGCAGCACTGGCTGCTCGTCCTCGACCGGACCAACTGGAAGTTGGGCCAGCAGGACGTCAATATCCTCTTGCTCAGCGTGCGCTGGCAGAGTTTCAGCTTCCCACTCGTGTGGACGCTGTTGCCCCACGGGGGCAACAGCAACATGGCCACGCGCATCGCCCTGGTCGAGCGCCTGCTTCCCTGCCTCCAGGGCCGAAAGGTATTCCTGACCGCTGACCGGGAGTTCATCGGCAGCGAGTGGTTCGTCGCGCTGCGCCGCATGAACATCTCCCCCGTCATCCGCTTGCGGGCAGATAGCGTCGTGGAGGGCTCCCCCGTCTGGGTGAGGTTCAAGAAACTCAGACCGGGCGAGCTGCGGGTCTGGTACAAGCCCGTTCAGGTCTACGGCGTGACCCTGCGCGTTCTGGCGTGCCAGAACGCCTCCCGTGAGCCCCTCTTCCTGGCGTACCAGGGTCACGCCGGACCCGCCTTGAAACGCTACGCCCTGCGCTGGACCGCAGAGAACATGCACCAGGCCCTGAAGTCCAGGGGCTTTTTTCTGGAGAGTACCCACCTCACCGATCCCGCTCGGGTCTCGACCCTGTTGGCCGTCGTCGCGCTCGCT encodes:
- a CDS encoding IS4 family transposase yields the protein MKNTRSRPPQSSLCALMAEHFPLDPRRLTVLSALILAVIQARSVVLYQLVQMVDLPGSDETVYQRLKRFVQFALPDLLVARFVLAHLQDEQHWLLVLDRTNWKLGQQDVNILLLSVRWQSFSFPLVWTLLPHGGNSNMATRIALVERLLPCLQGRKVFLTADREFIGSEWFVALRRMNISPVIRLRADSVVEGSPVWVRFKKLRPGELRVWYKPVQVYGVTLRVLACQNASREPLFLAYQGHAGPALKRYALRWTAENMHQALKSRGFFLESTHLTDPARVSTLLAVVALAFVWCCLVGEFEQQRDPSRCLNHGYPPKSLFRRGLDALRAVLSNSKRSTGRAFPDCLATFDP